The Solea senegalensis isolate Sse05_10M linkage group LG11, IFAPA_SoseM_1, whole genome shotgun sequence genomic interval ATAATGTtgtctgtaaaaataaatgaatacataaataaataaaaggcctGTGATGGTTAAGTTCACATCTGCTCTTCTTCCTCAGAACCGGATGCACGAGAGCATGAAGCTTTTTGACTCCATCTGCAACAACAAGTGGTTCACACGCAcctccatcatcctcttcctcaacAAGAAGGACTTGTTTGAAGAGAAGATCGGCAGGAGTCCGCTCACGATCTGCTACCCCGAGTActctggtaaaaaaataaaaataatatttttttttgtgtgatgttGTCAGGCTTTCTGTAGTGGCTTGTTGGATGTTTAGTTAACAGAGAGTAACTCTGGAACTCTGGGATTTCTGCATCAAAGTGagttttaaaaccttttttttttccagttggaCAAAGGCTTATTGTTTTCCTGTAGCTGTTCTATCACATGTGAATGCATCACCACACAGTCCACATTCACTGCAAAGTAAACGCGATGTAGCTCAGCATGCCATCGTTTTAACTGCTTGTTGAATATATTAACCTGGCTGTAATCCATGCTGAAGTTTGACAGTTGTATAAATCCTGAACAGACTTTTAACGGGATGTTTTCACACAATGGACGCTCACAGAATTTCCCCATTTTTGAACAGAAAAGGAGCCTGAAGCAACACCatgtgtttcacagtaaaagcctgtgtaaaaacaaacaaacaaacaaaaaaacaaacccagaaaCCATTGATATAAAGATAACCAGCTGTGTTTAAGTGAGATCATTTTTGTAGCAGTTGGAAACGAGCCACAGCTGATCACAGATACATTCCCGTGTGTTCAAACCGTACAGTTAAAAAATAAGATGTTTATCGAGACACTCAGTCATGACCGACTTCTTTTCCTCTGTAGGTGGGCAGTCGTATGATGATACAGCATCTTACATCCAGTGCCAGTTTGAAGACTTAAATAAACGAAAGGACACAAAGGAGATCTACACACACTTCACTTGTGCCACAGACACCAAGAAtgtgcagtttgtgtttgaCGCAGTGACTGACGTCATCATCAAGATTAACCTGAGGGAGATTGGGCTCTACTGAGGCTTCAGCCCCTGCAGGTCAGCACCCTCTCAGTTTACCTGCAGCCCTGGAGAAATGAGgcaatagtaaaaaaaaaaaaaaataatctgttagTTACATCAGAGAGACAAGggtcatttttgtaaaatgatcttTCTCATGGGATGACTTTGGCCCTCGCATCCAATTATTAttgcaataaaaataacacttacAATAACAATGgttatataataaaaacacagaagaagacaaactACATCATTTGATGCGTGACAACTCATGTGATCCTACGATCCCTCTGCGTCGAGCAGCAGCATTATCTCAGCCGTGTCACTGGACGGTCACAATACTGTTCCTAGCGTAATATGATCAAGTTCATGAGTGTCATCGCACACCCTGTGCACAGGGTGAAGTAGCTCAGGAAGTGCTGAAGAAATTGTGCAAGAAACATACGACATGGCTCAAATTGCTTAACGTTGTGTTCAAGAAAGTACAACATTATGGGAAGTACAAGGAAAAATAACCTATGCAGACACAAGTGTTAACAAGCAGCTTGTATGCTTCTATTCACACTTAAAttcacaccaaacaaacaacctcAATGAGTTAGAGAAGCAAATGTTGCTGTTACTCGTGTAACAGCTCAGTACCAAGTGAAAGTGGGAAGTATCACACCTGTCAGGAGTTCCctttaatatttaacaacatGTTTTCTTGATATCTATAGAaaattctttcattttaaacatgtttgtaatTTGAACTGAAACATGGTAGAGATACGTGTCAGTGAATATATAACTGTCTccaacttcttctttttttggatcGTAGTACAATATGATGACATTGCAAGTTTTCTTGTGAACCCCAGGAAGAAAAGCTGTTAATTCAGTAGCTAATGCCGGATCCTGATAAACTAAACTCAAGTTAGCTCTCATTACTTTGATTTGAGTTTCCTGCAACACATAGTTTAGCATGTGTGAACTAAGCCTGATTTAATAACTAGAAAGCATGTCATTTTAGGGCCACTTTATTTACACTGATGGAACATGTGATAATGATAGtaattcctctttttcttcctgcagGTGTCAGGAGAACTGTCGGCACGTCGGGGGTTTCTGGTTTGTCCTGATTGCAGGGAGCGAATAGGAAAGTAGGTGTTACTACAGACAGAGTTGATGGTCATGCAGCCCACGCTGACGTAATTTCAACCATATAGGGACATGCTACTGTGATCACTTTTGACTTCATATATTTTACAACGCAGAGCATACGAGGAGGACTTGATAAGTCACGGAGGATTGGGAAATGAATCTCTGTAGGGCTGGCAGGTAAAGCCCCACTGATGCATTTCTATATTATTGTGTCTGTTGTCAGTACATGGACCAAGAGAGACTGTGTTTATCAAACGTCTTTCATAGCTGATATGAAAATTTcaattgacttttttgtgtttcatcttCTCTTAGCTCTAATTTGTTTCACCTGGCTAATATTGAACAGTTACGTTtgatatagttttttttattattatttttagctgCAATCAtagtgtttttcactttttaatgtgTGAATGCCATAACttgaagagttttttttttgagcagttttcatgtatttaacatATCATTTTGGGTCTGGGTGTAGTTAGCGAGAGGCTAATGAACTCAGTAGCAGCATTGCTGTCTGCTTAGgtaatttaatttgtaattaaACCACATGCTGTTTGAccctatttttttattattatgctttaTCACTGCAAATccgttttcttctttttttcactaaCTTGCTTCACTCACTGGAGGGAATCATTTACTCCTGTGGTGCTGTCAGCAAAGAAATATAAACACCtaaaacgtaaaaaaaagaaaagtgttacAGCGTGATGTGGTTAGCggctgtatttgtgttttcatgctgtAGCTCTCGCAAAATACTACaatctgctgctgatgttgatgATATGCTGGAGCGGAGCATAATTTGGGTTTCGCCCCCTGGTCGCCATACATATGGCTCACTTTGAATTTCTACAGTTGTATCGgtttatttaaacattattaAATGATGGCACAAAGCTGTCTCGCCTGTGTTCTCTTTGAAAGATGAAATCAATAACAAAATCCCAGTCCAGCGACACTACAGACTAAAGCAGCACATCTGGAGCTGAGAACGTTCCAGCTTCCAGTTTTACTGTATGTCGTCTCAGTCGTATAAAACTCCACACATGTTGATTAATTATTCAAGTGgttataaaaatacattcaaatgaaTGACTCTGATGTACGTGATGCATGTCGGGACATCTTAGTGCAGGTGAAATGATATTGCAGGTGATTCTGTTCATTTGCTGCTTTTACTAATTTCTTGAAAAGACCAAAACCAACTGTGTCATTCTGCACTAAAAACTGACTCCCACATGTTTCATTCCTTTTCTTGGTTGTATGTGTTCCCCCTGAAGCAGAAATAGTACATGAACTCCACTtactaaacattttaaaagcatcTCTCAAATGTAAAAGTTCCATTTTTGAAAGAGGCATTTCCAGATTGGCTTTGTTCACCGTAGTTTATAGCAAATGTATCTCAGGAGtaaaatgttcttattttatttgtttttttgcttcagGGAGTGTTAGTGGAAGCAGAGCagttctgtgtctgtgctcacATTCACCACAACAAAGGAGGTGACTCGGTGCAGCAATGTGGCTCACTGGTGTCTTtgtaataatgacaacaatgacACAGAGCAATAATCTAAACCAGGCTTTGTGTGTTCAGGGAGAAGCTGAATCaattttgttgtcgttgttcaTGTTGGGGTGGGCACATGGCGGGCTGTgactagcactgttgcctcacagcaagaaggtgtaCGTTCACGACTCAGTTTGACTGAGCgccttcctgtgtggagtttgtgtgtgggtttttctcGGGTTccccggtttcctcccacagtccaaaaacatgcagattaggccaatttgacactctaaattgactgtgggtgtgagagtgtgagtggatggttgtttgtctccatctggccctgtgatggactggcgaactgtctagggtgtaccctgcctttcgccctatatcagctgggattcgCTGCAGctccccacaaccctcatgtggaggttaaagcagtaggagaagaagaagaatatgcAGCTTTAACTTGGACAAAAACTTACATGATATCATGTCAGCTCCACTCTCATTCTCAAAACAATTTGACAGGAATTCTCAACATGCATATGAATcgctgcttttatttgttttgctccCTCAGTCGGTTTGTTGCTAATGAATTTCCACAGGCTGGTTTCCCCTCTGACCACAACAGGGAAATTATGTAACTGCAGCATTGTTCCAAGTGAGTCACAGCTGAGGGCAGTGAGTCAGTTGATGCTGACTGGCCTGTTTCTCTAATTTAATATGCATTACTTTCTGaatgacagagacacagagaagtgaAGTTGATGCATCTTTATTTCATGCTTCTACTTTTCATAAGAAAGGACAAACTCGGTAGATTTCCATTCCATTGTCATAATAAAGCATCTTCCCACTAGTCtttcttttatgtatttaatcaTAGCTTTATCATTCAAAATAGAAGGAATTATCTACTCTTATATACAAAGTTCCTCTACCATGTTTGACCTTCTGAAAGtaattcatcacatttaaatgttgagTGAATTTAATAAATTAACACTATTTAAAGTAGATACATGTACAATTTTGTTTGTCATCTTGATATTTTGCAAGTGCTGGGGAAAATACCTTAATACTTTTTACACTTGCACAACATCACAAGACCACAGAGACTAGTgtactcaaaaacaaaaacaaggttgCATGTTGCTAttcacaatattaatatttcccccccttttttattgttttattcattttacgGCTTGGattttcataataaatattaactcACGAAACAGTAGTCAAAGGGAAGCAATGAGGATCAAACAAGCAACTATTTCATCTGGATTCTTTCAAACCAGCAGCTTCTGCTGTTGCATAAATACTGTACTTCTTGTAGAAAGCGGTCTGTCCACAGCAACGATACAGTGACTTCATAGTTGTTTCAGCCCAGCTGGACATGCACTGTGTTGTAGGGAGGAGCTGGTGATGGAGATGGTGAGGAGCAGTCGAGGACGTGGCGTGAGAGTGATGGCATAAATGCAGCAAATGGAGGATCCTCTATGCTCCATCAGTACACTTCTCAGTCGATGCCGATATTTGAGGGGTTAAGGTAGGAAAGGACGTtctgcagcaaaaacaagaaATCAGACATTCAGTGATCGCTTTACATCATGCACAAATGAATATACAGCACCCTGTTAAAGAGTAAATCGTGGCTTCAggtttagtgacatctaatgtcTATGTCATTTAAGAGGTTTATTCTAAGGCttgaaaaaccaaacaatagacattttaaagcaatgAAGCACTTATAGAGGCATACTAATccatttctgccagtaaaccctcCTACTGGTTAAACAGTAAAATGACACAGCAACTCATTCCGCAGCTTTTTGAGTAACTTATTTGATTCTGCAGTCATCAGCTGTCTTAGTTAGTTAGTGTTCACTTATGTTATGGCCATATATCTCATTTAGGAAAGGAAAAAGGGAAATTTATTTTCAGTAAACAACCTAAATTGCACTGCAAAACTGCAAGGTCGGATGAAGCGAGACCGTATTACTGTGCTGATGGCGTGATCACTGCTCACCTCTTTTCATCGTGCTGCTGCTTAGAAAAGACCGCAATCTTTAAGGTTTtctttgatgatgatgtctgTCACAGCGTTGAACACGATCTCAACGTTCTTTGTGTCCGTGGCACAGGTCAAGTGGGAGTAGATTTCTTTCACGCCCTTCTTCATGTTCAGCTCCAGGAACTGTGCCTTGATGTAGTTGCTGGCATCCTCATACGTGTTGGAACCTTAAAGAAATCAAACCAAAACCCTTGTCATTAAATTGACATGACTTAAGTTTGATTAAATCACTTAATTTACATAAAGCAAGCAATTCACTCCTGCTGCTTCATGGATCTGCTCTGGTTGATCTTACCATCGTAATCTGGGAAGCAGATGCTCAGATGGACTTTTTTGATCTTCTCCTCAAACAGATCCTTCTTGTTGAGGAAAAGCACGATGGAGGTCAGTGCAAAGAATCTGTGGTTGCAGATACTGTTGAATAGATGGAGGGACTCGTGCATGCGGTTCTGTAAGGTCAGAATTGAACCGGGTGAGCTTCCAGGTGACATTATAAGTCAGTCTTAAATAGATGGCAGATAGTTGGCTCCCAACTCACCACTTCATCGTCCTCTACTAGCACCATGTCATATGCACTGAGAGCTCCACAGAAAATGATGCAGGTCACACCCTCAAAACAATGGATccacttctttctctctgatCTCTGTCCACCCACGTCAAACATCCTGTTCACCACAGAAGGTCAGAGAGAACAAACTCAGTGCGATAGCCTCTCCTGGACGTCACAGTGCCATAAAAGGCTAGGTTAGTATTTGCTTTTGTCAGACTTTTGTTCAGGTGCCTCCTGTGTCTTACCTGAAGTGCAACTCTTTGCAGGAGAACTGTTCTTCGATGATACCAGTTGTTTTGACTCGAGATCGCAGCACGTCCTGCTCAGTGGGCAGGTAATCTGGCTTGCAGATTCGGTCCATTTCATTGAGGTAGCTGGTGATGGCAGAGCAAACAGTCAAACAGGCTTTACCTATGAACACTTGGCTGACTCATTAGTTTGACATGTAACCCCACTATGACACCAGTTCTAGTATGGACTCACTATCCAGCCGAGTCGTTGAGCTGGTACTCAGCAGCTCTATCGAAGGCGGCCTGCACGCCAGAGTCTTTCCACAGCTTCTGGATAACATCAGCCAGCTCAGTTGGCATTGAGCCCTCCTCGATGGAGTCTGACAAGTTCTGCAACTTCTGTGCGTCTTCCTATGGTTGCATGCAAGCAGAGCAAAGATCCGTCAGCACCAACAATAACAGAGCTGTTGATATAATACATCAtgtctgtatttgttgttttagacCTGTGCTGAGGAAGCGCCAAAACCAATGCCCAGCATCTCCATGCCTCTGATGATGGCCAGAGCAGACTGTAGGATGTTGCCATAGATGATCGCTCTAAATTCCAGTTGTTCCTCTTTTGTGTAACCACCTTGATGCAGAATCCTGTGTGAAAATGGACGAATAGAAGgtgtttgtcaaattttgcTGTAATAACTACCTAGAAGTACTGGAATATTGTAGTATTTATGCTCTGTTTGGATTCTCCAtcatgtcaaaatgtgtcacagtgccACCATGTGGTGAGTTTCCTAATTgagctgtaacaatgtaaaagtGCTGACATGAGATGGTGTTTGCACTGTTGACCTTCACAGGCTTCACCACAAGTGCGACGCACAGAGATGAGCGAGGCTTTGGCCTGCAGGCTTTGGGCTTGACCATTGAGATTAAATGAAGTCTAATCTGCTCTCTGATTCCTCACCAGTGACGAGGAGTCATATACAAGTATTTAACCAATATATTTTACGGTAACATATTGTGCAACTTacttcatttgttttacaatgGTGCTTTTCCCTGATTCACCAGCGCCTGAAAGAGAACACAACAAGTTTAGCTCCAACATcgtcactgctgtgtttctctctgacaTCTAACTGAGCAGAAAGTCTGTAGGAGCCGTTACACAATGTGCTGTGTGAtgatacaatattttaaaaagtttcaTATCTTCACCTCATGGACAGAGGCATTATCACAGTCAAGTCTTGATGACAAACTCAATCTAATTAGACATaacaaatatgtacagtatatgttcatGAAACGCAAATAGactgtaaacacagaaaattaTACAAGATATGCATGTGAAACAACCATCCAGAGAGTTGCAGCTGAAGTTAGCATAGAGAGCATAAAGAGGGCAGATTATaatgttcacattcatttgTGTTCATGAGCCAAAGATTCAGCTGGTCTGTGAAATGATGGTAGATCATAAAGTTCTGTGAAGTTGTCTTATGACAGTAAAACTGGCTCGAGGCTCCActaagaggaaaaacacagtcTCCTGGCAACATAACAACAAAACTCTCCCTTTTCTTGCTTCACTATAAAGCTGTGGGTGTTATAGAAGTGATTCATGTCAGATTATCTGCAGGTTGAATACACCGTGCCATAACAAATGACACTGAGAtccaggtttttttgtttgacgtCGCTGACCTCTTCACGAAACACCAGTTTATGGATGTTAGAGTTAGGAGGAGAATTATttcttacttttaaaaaaactgatttgCCACAGTACACAGTGATGTACATTCAGTACAATTTAAGTGACATCATTGAATGTGGTGGCTAACGAAACGCTTGCAGGCTGATCAGGCTCTTTCTCCGCAGCACTGTAAGCTTTCTCAGGCCGAGGGATTCATTTATCATGTCATAACCACAGCTGCTCGTTCCACCTACAGATTCACCGCTGACCATTCAAAGACTTCACTCATATGTGGCCTCGTTCGACCTTTTCAAGGGGAAACTGCTGGTTTTCCCCCTGTTAGCAGACATTAGTAAGATATTAATCAGTTTGCTTTGCTCTTTTGAAAGGCACTAATAAAGGTGGTACTGTGACGGTATTAAAATTGGTTTTCATTAAGTGACCAAGAGATAATTACCTCCTGTGAGTTATTCGTTCACCTTGTGAGTGCTTAGGCCGTGGCAGTGACATTAAATCTGGGATTTAAACGGGGCTTCTATGTTTGTCCTGCAGGTGATACAACGGACACTTAGGAtccttttgctgtttttcagtATCAAGTTTAATGCAAACCTAAGCTTTATAGGTTTGCATGTAATAAACACTTAATAAACCATCTCAGTTAATATGATCACAGTTGAGGACTAACTCAACTTTTGCAGAGTAGTCAATTTCTACCAAACTATATTTAAGGCTTTAACTACGTACAAGGAGATAAATCTTCAAATCAGCTGCAAACCAGCAAACatgtcaatttaaaaaataacccTTTTAGTATTTAGGCTCACTACAAATGTTCTATCTTCTTTCATAAGAACAAACAGGAACAGCAAGCTACTTATTTGTTTACTGATTCTTAGGAGAAACTAATCTGTAAATCCGTTTGAGGCCGGTATCAGCATGTGAAAGTCAAAATCTGCACAATCCTTTACCACGGTAATAATAATAGCCATTTATATGTTAACTATGAATTGCAAGCATCACTAGTTCAAAAGAACAAATGACCTTTTCCTTCCTTTAAGCATGCCTCCATTTGATAACAtggttctttttgtttgtttttgtcacttatcTAACTAAAGTCAGCAATAAcctcatcaaaataaaaactttttactgtatgtgcttgTTGAGGGATCAACTGAGATCCTGCCAGGTGGATCTGCACTAAACCCGTTAGCTAATTGGATTGACACAGCGCTTCTGTGCTGTGATTCATTTAGACCAAAGACTATGAGCTTTTAAGCGCCAGTGTCCTTCCATTAGAGTGGAAAAGTCACTCTTAATTTTAACATGTAGAACATGTTGGTGCTGTGGTTCAAGCTCACTACATTTGACTATGTGTTTGCAGCTACTGAAAGATCAGTACTTTAGAAAAATATCATCACAAcggtaaaaaaaagcaacaagcTCAAGTCTGCAGTATTTACGTTATGCACAAGTTAACTATTCTAATCTAGTACTTGAGTTaaaattattattcaattattatttaatgttataAACTGTAATAAAAGTCTTGGAATAGTTAGTGATATTTTGATCCTCGATCCTTAAATGATCTCTCTTGTTTGCTGCTGCACTTACTTCACCCTGACTCATGTCCTTTGAGTTTAGCACAAGCTTAGACTGTCCTCCAgtcttataatataataaactaATGTACGGGATTTATCCTCTCCACACTCTGTATCTTGAATCTCACAGAGAGGTGAACGTCACTTCAGATGGTCCATGTCCAAGATTGAAGGAATATGTAGCAAACAAGTCAACAAACTCAAACTGAGACATCCATTTCCATGTTCTGATGGTTATGAGGCTACGAATGTTTACATTGATCTGTCAAATGTTCATCAAAACCAGTTACTTACATTTCAATAACCAATGAAAAGTGAATAAAACTCTTAGAACTGAGTCATGTTTTTCCACCATGTGAATcttaatcagaatcagaatcagaatactttattctgattctgatcagTAAGTGTGTAACCATCACTTTCGCCTGTTGACTGTTTGCAGATAGAAACGTAAACATCAGAGTTTGTACATCACTGAATAATTAATGATTATATAATAGATTAAACCTTTCTGAAGTATTAAACTATTAGACTAAATGGAAAAAACGTTGTGCAACAACTACTTAGTACACTTACCAAGCAGTAATAGCTTGACAGTTTTAGAGTCCTTATCAGCATCTTCCTGGAGTTGTTTTTCCAACTCCTTGGACTTTTTGTCCTCTGCACTTGCTCCGGCACCCATCTCTGCCTCCGCAAACTCAAGATCCTCGATGATGGAAATTTTGACGGCTGTCTGTGAGTAGCTGCAGAGAAACTGGGTGCAGTACTAATCGTACTGAAAGGCGATTTCCGAGCGGAAGGGGATTGGGAGGGAGGTGCTTGAGCTTCCCTGGGTTTGCTGCCTTCCTTCTGGATGAGGTGATCAGAAAGACCCTCTGAAGgatcaaatcaaatttgtaGACTCTACTGGGCAAAGTTCCATACTTAAATCCTCAGCTTAAGCCCCTGACTTAGGAGTCACCTCTTCCTGATTGGCCAGTCAATCCAATTAGTCTAAAAAGGGCAATAGCAAGtgaggtaacaaaaaaaaaaaaaagaggagaaaatagtgcactcacacacttgGGCACAGTGagagtcatttcttttttagcaACTCTTACACCCTTGCTCTGCAGTTTCTCCAGCTGTTTTATATATCATGAAAACTGTATTTTGtcatcaaaaaaacaacctgttggtttatggggttttttttgcctcagatTTTAGTTgatctaaaatttaaaaaactaaaaccatGATAAAACAGTTCcagtttacacactggacactgCAGTCACAGAACATAAGACAATATTGTCAAAAACAGTCAACTGTTCCTGCTATGATCTGCTCAGGATCACATCTGATGATCTGTATTCAGACAACGTCCGTAGACCTGAGAGCGGCATCAGTTAATCCTGCTCTTCTGAGgcccttttcttcctcctcttcactcagACTCTAATCACAATATTCACCTTCACTGTGGTCTTCAACACTCTTTGTCTGTGGTGAGCATTTTGGCCTCATGAAGATCTGGGATCTGCCATTTATTCCATTCAGATTCTATTCTTAACagcataaatacatttgaatgaaataaaaaaaggatgtttaTTAGGATAAATTGTTTTAGTGCAGGTGTTTATCTGGACTGTGTAGGTCTCTCTGTCCAGTGTCCACTGCTCCTGCTCTACTGTCCCCATGTCTGCTGGACTCTTGACTTCAGTGTCAGTCACATAGATGAAGCGTGGAGGGAGGCATTAAGGTCTCATAAACGTCTTATAGTTAAGACGTTTAAATCCAAGGTGGTGTGGTGTCTGCTAAATAAAGCTACTGTCACTGCACTGCAGTGTTTGACGGGGTCTTGTCACACATGacctaaatgtgttttctcaggtCACATTATCTGTATAATCTTGAATGGCAGACAACACAGTGGAATCGTGGATGTACAGTATAAGCACAGGAGGTTACGTACAGGAAATGTGCTTGGGTGGAGTTTGTTTCAC includes:
- the gnat2 gene encoding guanine nucleotide-binding protein G(t) subunit alpha-2: MGAGASAEDKKSKELEKQLQEDADKDSKTVKLLLLGAGESGKSTIVKQMKILHQGGYTKEEQLEFRAIIYGNILQSALAIIRGMEMLGIGFGASSAQEDAQKLQNLSDSIEEGSMPTELADVIQKLWKDSGVQAAFDRAAEYQLNDSAGYYLNEMDRICKPDYLPTEQDVLRSRVKTTGIIEEQFSCKELHFRMFDVGGQRSERKKWIHCFEGVTCIIFCGALSAYDMVLVEDDEVNRMHESLHLFNSICNHRFFALTSIVLFLNKKDLFEEKIKKVHLSICFPDYDGSNTYEDASNYIKAQFLELNMKKGVKEIYSHLTCATDTKNVEIVFNAVTDIIIKENLKDCGLF